In the genome of Amaranthus tricolor cultivar Red isolate AtriRed21 chromosome 15, ASM2621246v1, whole genome shotgun sequence, one region contains:
- the LOC130801506 gene encoding amino acid transporter AVT1I-like produces the protein MEQFPLLESELEANKDYYANPTQPKTSSTKTLFNGLNALSGVGILSVPYALASGGWLSLILIFIVAIAAFYTGLLIKRCMEDDPRIKSYPDIGERAFGKIGRTIISTFMCTELYLVVTGFLIMEGDNLHNLFPELSLEASGIKIGGRESFVLIVALIMLPTVYLDDLRSLSYISATGVIASFIIIASVVRVATFDGIGFHYKGELVVWSGIPTAVSLYGFCYCAHPVFPTLYHSMEKKHHFSKILFLCFLLSTICYASMAIIGYLMFGSKVNSQITLNLPADKLSSKIAIYTTLVNPLSKYALMLQPVVNAAEGWFPKHRKNRYFKIIVRTLLVISQVFVALVVPFFGYLMTLVGAFLSLSASITIPCLCYLKIFGFSFKGEIMLVIGTILLSIVIAMFGTYSSLVQIVNGTIVK, from the exons ATGGAGCAATTTCCCCTTTTGGAAAGTGAATTGGAGGCCAACAAGGATTATTATGCAAATCCTACACAACCCAAAACCTCCTCCACCAAGACTCTTTTTAACGGCCTTAATGCCCTCTCAG GAGTTGGAATACTATCAGTACCATATGCTCTGGCTTCGGGTGGCTGGTTAAGCCTCATTTTAATCTTCATAGTGGCAATAGCAGCATTCTACACAGGCTTACTCATAAAGCGTTGCATGGAAGATGATCCCAGGATTAAATCATACCCAGATATTGGGGAGCGAGCATTTGGGAAAATCGGAAGAACAATCATATCAACATTTATGTGCACAGAGCTATATTTAGTTGTAACAGGCTTTCTAATAATGGAAGGTGATAATCTGCACAATCTATTTCCAGAACTTTCCTTGGAAGCTTCTGGAATAAAAATAGGAGGAAGAGAAAGTTTTGTGTTGATTGTGGCGTTAATCATGCTTCCAACTGTATATTTAGATGATCTTCGTAGTCTGTCGTATATATCTGCAACAGGTGTGATAGCTTCGTTTATAATAATAGCATCAGTTGTACGAGTTGCTACATTTGATGGGATTGGATTTCATTACAAAGGAGAGCTTGTTGTTTGGTCTGGGATTCCTACTGCTGTTAGCTTATACGGCTTTTGCTATTGTGCTCATCCTGTTTTTCCTACCCTATATCACTCCATGGAGAAAAAACATCACTTCTCTAag ATATTATTTCTATGTTTCCTACTCTCGACAATATGCTACGCTTCTATGGCAATCATCGGCTACCTAATGTTCGGTTCAAAAGTAAATTCGCAAATAACTTTGAATCTTCCAGCTGACAAACTAAGCTCTAAAATTGCAATATATACTACTTTGGTCAATCCACTGTCGAAATATGCATTGATGTTACAACCAGTTGTAAATGCTGCAGAAGGTTGGTTTCCAAAACATCGTAAGAACAGATACTTCAAAATAATCGTACGGACATTGTTAGTTATTAGTCAAGTATTTGTAGCATTGGTTGTTCCTTTCTTTGGTTATCTTATGACACTTGTTGGAGCATTCTTAAGTCTTAGTGCATCAATAACTATTCCATGCTTGTgttatttgaagatttttggttTTTCCTTTAAAGGTGAGATTATGTTAGTGATAGGAACCATATTGTTAAGTATTGTTATTGCAATGTTTGGTACTTACTCTTCTTTAGTACAAATTGTAAATGGAACTATTGTGAAAtag